ACATCCTGACCAATCTCAACGGCAAGGTGCTGGACGTGCTGCAGGTCAATTCTCCCCAAGGCTTTGTCATAACAGATGAGGCGCGCTGGCAGAGGGTTGAGGACGACATGCGCCAGGTTCTTGAAGGTAAGACAAAGATCGCTGCCCTGGTTAAAAAACGGCACCGGGCCGCCTTCCTTGCTGAAAAGGCAAAACCGAAGTTTCCCACCAGGGTCGAGATCGACAACGAGGTTTCCGCGGATTACACGGTTATCGACATCTATACCCACGATAAGGTGGGACTCCTCTACAGGATCACCAGCGCCTTGAGCGAACTGGGGCTCTATATCGGTGTCTCCAAGGTTTCCACCAAGGTTGACCAGGTTGCGGACGTATTTTACGTGAAGGACATTTTCGGCCAGAAGATCCTGGATCAGGACAAACTGGAAGAGATCCGCGGCCGGCTGCTCCAGAGCATAGATGAGGCATGAACGAATATCTTGACCTCTTTCTCAACTACCTTCAGGTGGAGAAGGGTTTGACAAAAAACACCCTTGAGGCCTATAGTCGTGATCTTAGCGTCTATCTTGATTTTCTTGCAGGCCAGGGACGCCTGGATCTGGACCACATAACGGCCATGGATGTGATTGAACACCTTGCAGGTCTGAAGGAGAGGGGACTTTCCCCCAGAAGTCGGGCCAGGGCCCTTTCTGCTGTTAAAATGTTTCACCGTTTCCTGATGGTGGAAAACCATTGCCCGAATAATCCTGCTGTCATTATCGAAGCACCAAGGAGCCTGAACAGGCTGCCTGACGTACTGTCGGGGCGAGAGGTCGAACTGCTGCTTGATTCTGCTCGCTCTGCGGACTTAAATGATGTAAGGGACCTGGCCATGCTTGAGGTACTCTATGCCACCGGCCTCCGCGTTTCGGAACTGGTGGCGCTGAAGCTTCGGGATGTCAATCTGGACGCCGGCTATCTTCTTACCATGGGCAAAGGGGAAAAGGAGCGTCTGGTTCCGTTGGGAGAAACTGCACGGCTTGCCACAGCCGAATATCTACGCTCTGCCAGGGTAAAAGCCGATCGAAAAGGAGACTGCGAGATCCTTTTTATCAGCAGGCTGGGTGACGGGATGACCCGCCAGGCTTTTTGGAACATCATCAAGAAACGTGCTGCCGCCGCCGGCATCAGGAAAAGCATCTCGCCCCACAGTCTGAGACACTCCTTTGCCACCCATCTGCTGGAAAACGGGGCTGATCTGCGCAGT
This region of Geotalea daltonii FRC-32 genomic DNA includes:
- the xerD gene encoding site-specific tyrosine recombinase XerD → MNEYLDLFLNYLQVEKGLTKNTLEAYSRDLSVYLDFLAGQGRLDLDHITAMDVIEHLAGLKERGLSPRSRARALSAVKMFHRFLMVENHCPNNPAVIIEAPRSLNRLPDVLSGREVELLLDSARSADLNDVRDLAMLEVLYATGLRVSELVALKLRDVNLDAGYLLTMGKGEKERLVPLGETARLATAEYLRSARVKADRKGDCEILFISRLGDGMTRQAFWNIIKKRAAAAGIRKSISPHSLRHSFATHLLENGADLRSVQIMLGHADLSSTQIYTHVTRERLKQLHQDIHPRG